One segment of Caldanaerobius polysaccharolyticus DSM 13641 DNA contains the following:
- a CDS encoding glycoside hydrolase family 3 C-terminal domain-containing protein, with amino-acid sequence MEEKPLYKDPSQPIDIRVKDLVSRMTLNEKISQMLHESPAIPRLDIPEYNWWNECLHGVARAGIATVFPQAIGLAATFDPDLIYQVATAISDEARAKHHEAVRNGDRGKYKGLTFWSPNINIFRDPRWGRGQETYGEDPYLTGRMGVAFVKGLQGNHSKYLKLVATPKHYAVHSGPEKDRHHFDARVSPKDLRETYLPAFKECVQEAKAESIMGAYNRTNGEPCCGSKTLLQEILRDEWGFDGYVVSDCGAISDFHLHHKVTNSPQESAAMAVKNGCDLNCGNTYGSLLIAVQEGLITEDEIDQAVTRLFKARFKLGMFDPPEMVPYAQIPYEVNDCPEHRQLALKAARESIVLLKNQGNLLPLKKDLKSIAVIGPNADALEVLLGNYNGTPSKYVTPLEGIKNAVSPDTKVIYAKGCDLIGTSKKGFDEAVEAAKNADAVIMCMGLAPSIEGEEGDAANSDASGDRILIDLPGVQEELLKEIHATGKPIVLVMLNGSAIAINWSQEHIPAIIEAWYPGEEGGTAIADVIFGNYNPAGRLPVTFVKSIDDLPPFTDYSMKNRTYRYMEKEPLYPFGFGLSYTTFQYSNLILSAKEIGTSEQLTISVDVQNTGKMAGEEVVQLYLTDLEASVVVPKCQLRGIQRIHLAPGEKKTVTFTLTPRQMALIDNDGRCILEPGAFKVSVGGCQPDERSKKLGGTFLTETFEVKGNPVELPY; translated from the coding sequence ATGGAAGAAAAACCGCTGTACAAAGATCCTTCGCAGCCAATAGATATAAGGGTCAAAGACCTGGTATCCAGAATGACTTTAAATGAGAAGATATCTCAGATGCTGCACGAATCCCCTGCTATTCCGCGCTTGGATATACCAGAATACAACTGGTGGAATGAATGCCTTCACGGCGTGGCCCGAGCCGGAATTGCCACCGTGTTTCCCCAGGCCATTGGCCTTGCAGCTACGTTTGATCCGGATCTGATATACCAGGTAGCTACAGCCATATCCGACGAAGCCAGAGCGAAACATCACGAAGCCGTACGCAACGGCGATAGAGGAAAATACAAAGGTCTTACCTTCTGGAGCCCAAATATAAACATATTCAGAGACCCTAGATGGGGGCGAGGCCAGGAAACTTACGGAGAAGACCCATACCTTACCGGGCGGATGGGGGTAGCATTTGTAAAAGGATTGCAGGGCAATCACTCAAAATACCTTAAACTGGTAGCTACACCCAAGCATTACGCCGTACACAGCGGGCCGGAAAAGGACAGACACCATTTTGACGCCCGCGTAAGCCCAAAAGACCTTCGCGAGACATATCTGCCCGCCTTTAAAGAATGCGTACAGGAGGCCAAAGCAGAGTCCATCATGGGCGCATACAACAGGACCAATGGTGAACCCTGCTGCGGCAGTAAAACCCTGCTTCAGGAAATATTAAGGGATGAATGGGGCTTTGACGGCTATGTAGTCTCTGATTGCGGCGCTATAAGCGACTTTCACCTCCATCATAAGGTCACCAACAGCCCACAGGAATCCGCCGCTATGGCGGTAAAAAACGGCTGCGACTTAAATTGCGGCAATACATATGGCAGCCTGCTTATAGCAGTACAGGAAGGCCTTATAACTGAAGATGAAATCGATCAAGCCGTAACCAGGCTCTTTAAGGCAAGGTTTAAGCTCGGCATGTTCGATCCACCGGAAATGGTTCCTTACGCCCAGATACCATACGAAGTAAACGACTGCCCTGAACACAGGCAACTGGCTTTAAAGGCTGCGCGAGAATCCATCGTGCTGCTAAAAAATCAAGGCAACTTGCTGCCTCTTAAAAAAGACCTTAAATCTATTGCAGTGATAGGCCCCAACGCCGACGCGCTAGAGGTCCTTCTGGGTAACTACAATGGCACACCGTCAAAATATGTAACACCTCTGGAAGGTATAAAAAATGCGGTATCGCCTGACACAAAAGTCATATATGCCAAAGGATGCGACCTTATAGGGACATCAAAAAAAGGCTTTGATGAGGCCGTAGAAGCCGCCAAAAATGCCGACGCCGTCATTATGTGCATGGGACTGGCGCCATCCATTGAAGGCGAAGAAGGGGATGCAGCCAATTCCGACGCCTCAGGCGACAGAATCCTTATAGACCTACCAGGGGTTCAGGAAGAGCTGCTCAAAGAAATCCACGCTACAGGTAAACCCATCGTGCTGGTGATGCTAAACGGCAGCGCCATTGCCATAAACTGGTCCCAGGAACACATACCTGCCATTATTGAGGCGTGGTACCCTGGCGAAGAAGGGGGCACCGCTATTGCCGACGTCATCTTCGGCAACTACAATCCAGCAGGAAGGCTCCCTGTCACCTTCGTCAAGTCCATCGACGATCTGCCGCCTTTTACTGATTACAGCATGAAAAACAGGACTTACAGGTACATGGAAAAAGAGCCTCTGTATCCCTTTGGCTTTGGCTTAAGTTACACCACATTTCAATACAGCAACCTGATTTTAAGCGCCAAGGAAATAGGCACATCAGAACAACTCACCATATCAGTTGACGTGCAAAATACAGGCAAAATGGCCGGGGAGGAGGTAGTTCAACTTTATCTCACCGACCTGGAAGCATCAGTAGTAGTGCCTAAATGCCAGCTGAGGGGCATCCAGCGAATACACTTGGCACCAGGCGAGAAGAAAACCGTCACGTTTACTTTAACGCCCAGGCAAATGGCCCTCATAGATAACGACGGCAGGTGTATACTGGAACCAGGGGCATTTAAAGTCTCCGTCGGCGGCTGCCAGCCTGACGAAAGGAGCAAAAAGCTGGGAGGCACCTTCCTCACCGAAACCTTTGAGGTGAAAGGAAACCCCGTAGAATTGCCTTACTGA
- a CDS encoding damage-control phosphatase ARMT1 family protein, translated as MECVAECSPCYLKQVISAFEAAGLPQERQREIIKEVSKMIPDVDDTKSPAENSSIVLLEAYRLMAVDDPFKEAKERSNAFAMELYPKLRGMVLNDQDPLMMAIKMAAAGNIIDMGILRDFDVDKSIEDALSIGFALCDYEQFKAFLNRARKILIVGDNSGEIVFDKLLVEQLKRYHVHIIYSVKSGPILNDSTVEDATMVGMDRMADVIENGNRYLGTVLNACSEEFIQAYKEADLVISKGQGNYESLEGKEIAGDKTFFIFRAKCPWVAKRAGVNYMDLVFCQNRMRD; from the coding sequence ATGGAGTGTGTTGCGGAGTGTTCGCCATGCTATTTGAAACAGGTTATATCGGCTTTTGAGGCCGCAGGGCTGCCTCAGGAGAGGCAGAGGGAAATTATCAAAGAGGTTTCAAAGATGATACCGGATGTAGATGATACCAAGAGCCCTGCGGAAAATTCCTCTATAGTGTTATTAGAAGCATATCGCCTCATGGCTGTTGATGATCCTTTTAAAGAGGCTAAGGAGCGTTCTAATGCTTTTGCTATGGAGCTTTATCCAAAGTTGAGGGGTATGGTCTTAAATGACCAAGACCCGCTTATGATGGCGATAAAGATGGCGGCGGCAGGTAATATCATAGATATGGGGATATTAAGGGATTTTGATGTGGATAAGAGCATTGAAGATGCCCTATCTATTGGTTTTGCATTGTGCGATTATGAGCAGTTTAAGGCTTTTTTAAACAGAGCAAGAAAAATTCTGATCGTAGGCGATAACAGCGGCGAAATAGTGTTTGACAAACTCCTTGTGGAACAGCTAAAGAGGTATCATGTCCATATCATATATAGCGTCAAATCAGGTCCTATACTCAACGATTCTACCGTGGAGGACGCTACTATGGTAGGTATGGACAGGATGGCTGATGTTATCGAGAACGGCAACAGGTATTTGGGCACGGTGCTGAATGCTTGCTCTGAAGAATTTATTCAGGCGTATAAAGAAGCCGATCTGGTGATATCAAAAGGTCAGGGCAATTACGAGTCGCTGGAAGGCAAGGAAATAGCCGGCGACAAGACCTTCTTTATATTCAGGGCCAAGTGCCCGTGGGTGGCCAAAAGGGCAGGCGTCAATTATATGGATCTGGTATTTTGCCAGAATCGGATGAGGGATTAA
- a CDS encoding DUF3048 domain-containing protein produces MKKFIACFLIVILTLGITGCKKQVKDVVPEGNSINNNSDSHAGKTAGEKDVKSNDNWTSFTTGMKYAGQNDKLFAVMVENTPPARPQSGLIYADVVYEALVEGGITRFLALFYENYPDKVGPVRSARPYFVDIAKEWNAQYVHVGGSEAAKTAIKQLGLVDIEALHMSRPFFKDKTRVDPHATYASLKDAVKLNDMATDKIPHFKFDSGIPHGNVKSVEVKYNKYFDNLYKYDESTGHFLRYINGKPHLDRETGKQLYADNIILQYAPYKVLDSQGRLYINLISKGKAAYIVNGNYIQGTWERTSKDDITHFYDGNGEEIRIMPGKTWINIVPSEGNVTISK; encoded by the coding sequence ATGAAGAAATTTATAGCGTGTTTTTTGATTGTCATATTAACTCTGGGGATTACAGGGTGTAAAAAGCAGGTAAAAGATGTGGTGCCTGAGGGCAATTCGATAAATAACAACAGCGATAGCCATGCCGGCAAAACGGCCGGTGAAAAAGATGTGAAGTCCAATGATAACTGGACTTCTTTTACGACCGGCATGAAATACGCCGGGCAGAACGATAAACTGTTTGCGGTGATGGTAGAAAATACTCCGCCAGCCAGGCCACAGTCGGGGCTAATTTATGCAGATGTGGTTTATGAGGCATTGGTGGAGGGCGGCATAACCAGGTTTTTGGCTCTCTTTTACGAGAACTACCCTGATAAAGTGGGGCCGGTGAGGAGTGCAAGGCCTTATTTTGTGGATATTGCGAAAGAATGGAATGCTCAGTACGTCCACGTGGGTGGTTCTGAAGCGGCCAAAACCGCAATAAAGCAATTGGGGCTAGTAGATATCGAGGCCCTACATATGTCCCGCCCCTTTTTTAAAGACAAAACCCGGGTGGATCCACATGCCACATACGCATCGCTAAAGGACGCCGTCAAATTAAACGATATGGCAACAGATAAGATACCACATTTTAAATTTGACAGCGGTATACCCCACGGAAATGTCAAATCGGTAGAGGTTAAGTACAATAAGTATTTTGACAATCTTTATAAATACGATGAGAGCACGGGGCATTTTTTGAGGTATATAAACGGGAAACCTCATTTGGACAGGGAAACGGGTAAGCAGCTTTATGCTGATAACATAATATTGCAATATGCGCCTTATAAAGTGCTGGACAGCCAAGGGCGCCTTTACATAAACCTCATATCAAAAGGCAAGGCCGCTTATATAGTCAATGGGAATTACATCCAAGGCACGTGGGAGAGGACATCAAAAGACGACATAACTCATTTTTACGATGGCAATGGGGAAGAAATAAGGATAATGCCAGGCAAGACGTGGATAAATATAGTACCTTCTGAAGGGAATGTCACTATAAGCAAATAG
- the tyrS gene encoding tyrosine--tRNA ligase yields the protein MSVFDVLRERGYIEQLTHEDEIRDLLDKQKITFYIGFDPTADSLHVGHFLQLMVMAHMQRAGHRPIALIGGGTAMVGDPSGKTDMRKMLTKEEISHNAERFKVQMQRFIDFSGDKAIMVNNADWLWDLNYIEFLRDIGVHFSVNKMLTAECFKLRLERGLSFLEFNYMLMQAYDFLQLYRRYGCVMQLGGNDQWSNIIAGVELIRKKEEKQAYGMTFTLLTNSEGKKMGKTEKGAVWLDPEKTSPYDFYQYWRNVNDEDVGKCLALLTFLPMDEVRRLSSLKDKEINEAKKVLAYEVTKLVHGEEEAQKARKAAEALFEGGGNLDDVPTSKVSQNMINTGILDVLLAAGVIPSKSEGRRLIQQGGLYVNNERVDDINLIATEDFFKDGFMLVRKGKKTYNKIEIE from the coding sequence GTGTCGGTTTTTGATGTTTTAAGAGAAAGAGGGTATATTGAGCAGTTAACCCACGAGGATGAGATAAGAGATTTGCTGGATAAACAAAAGATCACCTTTTATATCGGGTTTGATCCTACTGCCGACAGTCTGCACGTGGGACATTTTCTTCAGCTTATGGTTATGGCCCATATGCAAAGAGCAGGTCACAGGCCTATCGCGCTTATAGGCGGCGGAACTGCTATGGTGGGCGATCCTAGCGGAAAGACCGATATGAGGAAGATGCTGACTAAAGAAGAGATATCCCACAACGCTGAACGGTTTAAGGTGCAAATGCAGCGCTTTATTGATTTTTCTGGCGACAAAGCCATTATGGTCAATAACGCCGACTGGCTTTGGGATCTCAATTACATAGAGTTTTTACGGGATATCGGCGTGCATTTTTCTGTAAACAAGATGCTTACAGCCGAATGCTTTAAATTGCGGCTGGAGAGGGGTTTGTCCTTTCTGGAGTTTAACTACATGCTCATGCAGGCCTATGATTTCTTGCAGCTTTACAGAAGGTATGGCTGCGTGATGCAGCTGGGCGGTAATGACCAGTGGTCAAATATAATAGCAGGGGTTGAGCTTATAAGGAAAAAGGAAGAGAAGCAGGCATATGGCATGACCTTTACCCTTCTCACCAACAGTGAAGGCAAGAAGATGGGCAAAACTGAAAAGGGAGCGGTGTGGCTGGATCCCGAGAAGACATCGCCTTATGATTTTTATCAATATTGGCGAAACGTCAATGATGAGGATGTCGGAAAATGCCTGGCCCTTTTGACCTTTCTGCCTATGGATGAGGTGAGGAGGTTAAGCTCGCTGAAGGACAAGGAGATTAACGAGGCCAAGAAGGTACTGGCTTATGAGGTTACTAAACTGGTGCACGGTGAGGAGGAAGCCCAAAAAGCTCGAAAAGCTGCCGAAGCGTTGTTTGAAGGTGGGGGCAATCTAGACGATGTGCCCACGTCAAAGGTATCACAGAATATGATAAACACAGGTATACTCGATGTGCTTCTAGCAGCAGGTGTTATACCGTCTAAAAGTGAGGGAAGAAGGCTTATCCAGCAAGGAGGGCTTTATGTAAACAATGAGAGGGTTGATGATATAAACCTTATTGCCACTGAGGATTTCTTCAAAGATGGTTTTATGCTGGTGCGAAAGGGCAAAAAGACGTACAATAAAATAGAGATAGAGTAA
- the dusB gene encoding tRNA dihydrouridine synthase DusB, with protein MKIGDVVLKNNIFLSPMAGVTDKPFRMLCQEMGCGLAYTEMVSAKGLYYGSENTKFLMDIGDEEQVALQIFGSDPDIMGEIAERLNGSKALIIDINMGCPTPKIVKNGDGSALMLKPELAEKIIRAVVAASKKPVTVKIRKGWDDQHVNAVEIAQIAENCGVAAVAVHGRTREQFYSGKADWDIIRSVKEAVKIPVIGNGDIFSPEDAKNMLEYTGCDAVLIGRGAQGNPWIFKRTVHYLKTGELLPEPSLKEKVDMILRHLDMMVQYKGENKGIQEMRKHIGWYLKGIHGSARLRDSINKMTDYNEIKELLLTLI; from the coding sequence ATGAAGATAGGTGACGTTGTATTAAAGAATAATATATTTTTATCTCCTATGGCAGGGGTTACTGATAAGCCTTTCAGGATGTTGTGTCAGGAGATGGGTTGCGGGCTGGCTTATACGGAAATGGTCAGCGCTAAAGGCCTTTACTACGGTAGTGAGAATACGAAGTTTTTGATGGATATCGGCGATGAAGAACAGGTGGCGTTGCAGATATTCGGTTCCGATCCGGATATAATGGGCGAGATAGCAGAAAGATTAAACGGGTCCAAGGCCTTGATAATAGATATAAATATGGGGTGTCCTACGCCTAAAATCGTAAAGAATGGCGATGGGTCTGCCCTAATGCTAAAACCCGAACTGGCGGAAAAAATTATAAGGGCGGTGGTGGCGGCCTCAAAGAAGCCCGTGACGGTGAAAATAAGAAAAGGTTGGGATGACCAACACGTAAATGCTGTGGAAATCGCGCAAATCGCAGAAAATTGCGGTGTGGCGGCAGTGGCGGTCCATGGCAGGACCAGGGAACAATTTTATTCAGGAAAAGCGGATTGGGATATAATACGCAGCGTCAAAGAGGCTGTGAAGATTCCCGTTATAGGTAACGGCGACATTTTTTCTCCGGAGGACGCTAAAAATATGCTGGAGTATACCGGCTGTGATGCCGTGCTTATAGGGAGAGGGGCTCAAGGTAATCCATGGATATTTAAGAGGACTGTTCATTACTTAAAAACAGGGGAATTGCTCCCTGAGCCATCCCTTAAAGAGAAAGTAGATATGATTTTAAGGCACCTGGACATGATGGTACAGTATAAAGGAGAAAATAAAGGAATACAGGAGATGAGAAAGCACATAGGATGGTATCTTAAAGGGATTCATGGAAGTGCCAGGTTGAGAGACAGCATCAATAAGATGACGGATTATAATGAGATAAAGGAATTGCTTCTCACTTTGATATAA
- a CDS encoding DUF5320 domain-containing protein produces MPGRDGTGPVGMGPMKGHGGGFCGGYGYPAYAAGYVRKGCCHYYGLPHHWGFYPCNIEEEAKVLEARAEFLQRHLDAIKRRLKDLKNRDEGGDN; encoded by the coding sequence ATGCCAGGAAGAGATGGAACAGGTCCTGTGGGAATGGGGCCGATGAAAGGTCATGGAGGAGGTTTTTGTGGCGGATACGGCTATCCGGCCTATGCGGCAGGATATGTCAGGAAGGGTTGTTGCCACTATTACGGTCTACCGCATCACTGGGGATTTTACCCATGTAATATAGAAGAAGAAGCGAAAGTGCTGGAAGCCAGAGCAGAGTTCCTTCAAAGACACCTTGATGCTATAAAAAGAAGGCTAAAAGATTTAAAAAACCGCGATGAAGGCGGTGACAATTAA
- a CDS encoding superoxide dismutase: MDKLVAKKYNLVLKGISQKALTEHYKLYEGYVNKTNEIWDKLLTADRTKANATYSEYRELKLEESYSLDGVKLHELYFENLGGPGGMPVGLISHMIAASFGSFEAWKEDFIACGISSRGWTVLCFDPIDLKLHNYLQDLHNHGIIVRTAPLLVMDTYEHAYFIDYGTDKKGYIKAFMDNIKWSEVNKRVSLWVDMHNL; this comes from the coding sequence ATGGATAAGCTTGTAGCTAAAAAATATAACCTGGTATTGAAGGGAATATCTCAAAAGGCGCTGACAGAGCATTATAAACTATATGAAGGTTACGTGAATAAGACCAATGAGATATGGGATAAATTGCTGACTGCTGATCGCACGAAAGCTAACGCCACATACAGCGAATACAGAGAGCTGAAATTAGAAGAAAGCTACAGCCTTGACGGAGTAAAGCTCCACGAGCTGTATTTTGAAAACCTGGGCGGCCCTGGAGGTATGCCCGTTGGCTTAATAAGCCATATGATAGCCGCCAGCTTTGGGTCCTTTGAGGCATGGAAAGAGGATTTTATCGCATGCGGAATATCCTCCAGGGGTTGGACCGTTCTGTGCTTTGACCCTATAGATTTGAAACTTCACAATTATTTGCAGGATCTTCACAACCACGGCATTATCGTCAGAACGGCCCCACTCCTGGTGATGGACACCTACGAACACGCCTATTTTATAGATTACGGTACGGATAAAAAGGGGTATATAAAGGCATTTATGGATAACATAAAATGGAGCGAAGTCAACAAGAGGGTATCACTGTGGGTGGACATGCACAACTTATAG